A section of the Gloeobacter violaceus PCC 7421 genome encodes:
- a CDS encoding AsmA family protein, translating into MSEAVPAPGKSSPPPPRSALPLWLQRTLIGAAGVGLASFAGLALVPLFVDGESFRKPLQEALSRSLGRDVLLGRVELRTLGGIGLRTEQVRVVNREGTSELQARGAFVELALLPLLVRQIEVRNIEIDGAEIYLKRFRDGRWNVADLGDGQGAGEGPVNLAGTGLTLFDSTVRFDDEGVQPPQRFLASALSLKVQKFDRAELPINLQGRIVNALRDKPVATALTLDGTLAWPEDGDWQKLTGNLRILAEKFRPRYLSAYTRDIPSLAGLTGVFDLDFVWKGALGGESRLEGTCGTRLLRWDWPLLFGGRPWLARKVKVDTAMGVSSAGVRAERLRLSGEGFDADIQGSVRRPTGESPSPLLDLTVKTGFIDPFAVRANAPLQLVAEPWREWIATSKGSGRLRTELVVRGPLDTATTGGSFEFQNFKLSNPRLRSPIDALNGKLVLSEAALALEDLRVGAPGQQTTFTGTIARSREGAIDLKAVGTGGDLSIFSNLGGGRLGLLGGRGDVDLTFTGTLDAPQILGRAELAGALLLREGWVQPLKNLRGEVVFEATKITLANLEADLGNSSLSVDGVLEGYGSAAPNPQLTISSSGLDLKAAYPILVSDLFEGGFRRALRSTFRGLAGSAGVELKVDGALSTGTIDLRGATLALVGLAAPLEEAVGTVALGERGTTIEQLRAVAAGSPVNLKGTVGRDGEMQLSGNGTLNFPRALSLVPASSRDGVRATGSAPLSFALSGGPQARALQLSADLTAVSELTLGNLLRLAPARRLVLVSTLTPRSLLVGEASRLEGERTLNLAGSLGNLDAKSRRYDLRVRSDAPMTMAELGRYVVPFANLGATAGSTGNFDLALVGPVSAPGLRGNLELAGVNLPNLLGGIEDLSGPLNFDGNRVSTPGMNFRLGGAATGRIGGSLTDFRDPQLDFEARFDRLDLDELVASSAATEGGSLLKGLRGEGTVQIDRGLLSRLTFTDLSARARLDRGLWNLSQINLAAAGGRMTGALGADVRSTIPQFSGDLAFRGTDINLLATVLLGLGDQIFGEGDLQVKFQSQGADPDAFLGALSGNGTLLVQNGRLAANDLLGPLFGAAGGNFAGASGAVRTLTTGRFDRLEGSFNLAGGTATTENMLYLSPGIQLRPAGSLVLLDRTANLQVQGEFERTNGQNPPRRPGGGNGRSLFAFEVAGPVNQTGSLRDLRWVDEPAPIEERPASTP; encoded by the coding sequence ATGTCTGAAGCGGTCCCTGCCCCCGGCAAAAGCTCACCTCCTCCACCCAGGTCTGCGCTGCCGCTGTGGCTGCAGCGCACGCTCATCGGTGCGGCCGGCGTGGGGCTGGCGAGCTTCGCGGGGCTGGCGCTCGTGCCGCTGTTTGTCGATGGCGAGAGCTTTCGCAAGCCCCTGCAAGAAGCGCTTTCACGCTCGCTGGGCCGCGATGTGCTCCTCGGGCGCGTCGAGTTGCGCACCCTGGGGGGCATTGGTCTGCGCACCGAGCAGGTGCGCGTGGTCAACCGCGAGGGCACCAGCGAACTACAGGCGCGGGGCGCCTTCGTCGAACTGGCGCTGCTGCCGCTGTTGGTCCGCCAGATCGAAGTGCGCAATATCGAGATAGACGGTGCGGAAATCTATCTCAAGCGCTTTCGCGACGGGCGCTGGAACGTTGCGGATTTAGGCGACGGGCAGGGGGCCGGTGAGGGGCCGGTCAATCTTGCGGGTACCGGGCTGACGCTCTTTGACAGCACTGTGCGCTTCGACGATGAAGGGGTGCAGCCTCCCCAGCGCTTCCTGGCGAGCGCACTGAGTTTGAAGGTGCAAAAGTTCGACCGCGCCGAGTTGCCCATCAATCTGCAGGGCCGCATCGTCAACGCCCTGCGCGACAAACCGGTGGCGACGGCGCTCACCCTCGACGGCACCCTGGCCTGGCCCGAGGATGGCGACTGGCAAAAACTGACCGGCAATCTGCGCATTCTGGCCGAAAAATTTCGGCCGCGCTATCTGTCGGCCTATACCCGCGATATCCCGAGCCTGGCGGGGCTCACGGGGGTTTTTGACCTCGATTTTGTCTGGAAGGGCGCGCTGGGGGGCGAATCTCGCCTGGAGGGCACCTGCGGCACGCGGCTGTTGCGCTGGGATTGGCCGCTGTTGTTTGGCGGCCGGCCCTGGCTGGCGCGCAAAGTCAAAGTCGACACGGCCATGGGCGTCAGTAGCGCCGGGGTGAGGGCCGAGCGGCTTCGCCTGAGCGGCGAGGGCTTCGACGCCGATATCCAGGGCAGCGTCCGGCGTCCGACCGGCGAGTCGCCAAGTCCCTTGCTGGACCTGACCGTCAAAACCGGCTTTATCGATCCCTTCGCCGTGCGCGCCAATGCGCCTTTGCAACTGGTCGCCGAACCCTGGCGCGAGTGGATCGCCACCAGCAAAGGCAGCGGCCGGCTGCGCACCGAGCTGGTGGTGCGCGGTCCCCTCGACACGGCCACCACCGGCGGCAGCTTCGAATTTCAGAACTTTAAATTGAGCAACCCGCGCCTGCGCAGTCCGATCGACGCGCTCAACGGCAAGCTGGTACTCAGCGAAGCCGCGCTGGCGCTCGAGGATCTGCGCGTCGGCGCTCCCGGCCAACAGACGACCTTCACCGGCACCATCGCCCGTAGCCGCGAGGGAGCTATCGATCTCAAGGCCGTGGGCACCGGCGGCGATCTGAGCATCTTCAGCAACCTGGGGGGCGGTCGGCTGGGGCTGCTGGGCGGCCGGGGCGACGTCGACCTCACCTTCACCGGCACCCTCGATGCCCCCCAAATTCTGGGCCGGGCCGAACTGGCGGGTGCTTTGCTGCTGCGCGAGGGCTGGGTGCAGCCGCTCAAGAACCTGCGCGGCGAGGTCGTCTTCGAAGCGACCAAGATCACCCTGGCCAACCTAGAGGCGGATCTGGGCAATTCCTCGTTGAGCGTCGACGGGGTGCTCGAAGGCTACGGCAGCGCTGCCCCCAACCCGCAACTGACCATCAGCAGCAGCGGCCTCGACCTCAAGGCCGCCTACCCGATTCTGGTCTCGGACCTGTTTGAAGGCGGCTTTCGCAGGGCCTTGCGCTCGACTTTCAGGGGGCTTGCGGGCAGCGCGGGCGTCGAGCTGAAGGTCGACGGCGCCCTGAGCACCGGCACCATCGACCTGCGCGGCGCCACCCTCGCCCTGGTGGGCCTGGCCGCTCCGCTCGAAGAGGCCGTGGGTACCGTGGCCCTGGGCGAGCGGGGGACCACCATCGAGCAGCTGCGCGCCGTCGCGGCGGGCTCCCCCGTCAACCTCAAAGGTACTGTCGGCCGCGACGGCGAAATGCAGCTGAGCGGCAACGGCACCCTCAACTTTCCCCGGGCGCTCTCGCTGGTGCCCGCGAGTAGCCGCGACGGCGTGCGCGCCACCGGCAGCGCGCCGCTCAGTTTTGCGCTCAGCGGCGGCCCCCAGGCGCGCGCTTTGCAATTGAGCGCCGATCTGACGGCGGTCTCGGAACTCACCCTCGGCAATCTCCTGCGCCTGGCTCCGGCTCGCCGTCTGGTGCTGGTGAGCACCCTCACCCCCAGATCGCTGCTGGTGGGCGAGGCGTCCAGGCTGGAGGGCGAGCGCACTTTGAATCTGGCGGGCTCGCTCGGCAACCTCGATGCCAAAAGCCGGCGCTACGACCTGCGGGTGCGCTCCGACGCGCCGATGACGATGGCCGAACTCGGTCGCTACGTGGTGCCGTTCGCCAACCTCGGGGCCACCGCCGGTTCGACCGGCAACTTCGATCTGGCCCTGGTGGGTCCTGTAAGCGCCCCCGGTCTGCGCGGCAATCTGGAGCTTGCCGGGGTGAACCTGCCGAACTTGCTGGGGGGCATCGAAGATCTGAGCGGCCCGCTCAACTTCGACGGCAACCGGGTGAGCACACCGGGGATGAACTTTCGCCTGGGCGGCGCCGCCACCGGCCGCATCGGCGGGTCGCTCACCGATTTTCGCGACCCGCAGCTCGATTTTGAGGCGCGCTTCGACCGGCTCGACCTCGACGAACTGGTCGCCTCGAGCGCTGCGACCGAGGGCGGGAGCTTGCTGAAGGGTCTGCGCGGCGAGGGTACAGTCCAGATCGACAGAGGCCTGCTCAGCCGGCTGACCTTTACGGACCTCAGCGCCCGGGCGCGGCTCGATCGCGGTTTGTGGAACCTCTCGCAGATCAATCTTGCCGCCGCGGGCGGGCGGATGACGGGCGCCCTCGGGGCCGATGTGCGTTCGACCATTCCCCAGTTCAGCGGCGATCTCGCTTTTCGGGGCACCGACATCAACCTGCTGGCCACAGTGCTTCTAGGTCTGGGGGACCAGATCTTTGGTGAAGGGGACTTGCAGGTCAAGTTCCAGTCCCAGGGTGCCGACCCAGACGCTTTTTTGGGGGCGCTCTCCGGCAATGGAACGCTGCTGGTACAAAATGGCCGCTTGGCCGCCAACGACTTGCTCGGTCCTCTTTTTGGGGCGGCGGGCGGCAACTTCGCCGGGGCGTCGGGAGCGGTGCGCACCCTGACGACCGGCCGCTTCGACCGGTTGGAGGGCAGCTTTAACCTCGCAGGCGGCACCGCGACCACCGAAAACATGTTGTACCTCTCCCCGGGGATACAGTTGCGCCCGGCCGGCAGCCTGGTGCTGCTCGATCGCACCGCCAACCTCCAGGTGCAGGGTGAATTTGAGCGCACCAACGGGCAGAACCCGCCGCGCCGCCCGGGTGGCGGCAATGGCCGCAGCCTCTTTGCCTTCGAGGTGGCGGGACCCGTCAACCAGACCGGCTCGCTGCGCGATTTGCGTTGGGTCGACGAACCGGCACCCATCGAAGAGCGCCCCGCCTCGACACCATGA
- a CDS encoding 4-hydroxybenzoate solanesyltransferase has protein sequence MSTAPTDWRAKADAVFRLLRWDKPAGRLILMIPALWGVFAAAGGSPSPLLVLVMVVGTIATSAAGCVINDLWDRDIDPLVERTRARPLASRELAVPVAVVTFAVSLLCAWGLTFFLNPFTFWLCVAAVPVIALYPGAKRVFPVPQLVLSLAWGFAALISWSAVTGGLETPAWWLWGATVLWTLGFDTVYALSDREDDLKIGINSSAIFFGRFTPEAIAAFFAGAALCLAVVGYQLELGSIFYVCLIVATLFWWREYRSLVTGDDPARFNRIFNENVTVGFVILTGLIGGTLI, from the coding sequence ATGAGTACCGCCCCCACCGACTGGCGCGCCAAAGCCGACGCTGTCTTCCGCCTATTGCGCTGGGACAAACCGGCCGGCCGGCTTATCTTGATGATCCCCGCGCTCTGGGGAGTCTTCGCCGCCGCCGGGGGTTCCCCCTCGCCGCTGTTGGTGCTGGTGATGGTAGTAGGCACCATCGCCACCAGTGCCGCCGGTTGCGTCATCAACGACCTGTGGGATCGCGACATCGATCCGCTCGTCGAGCGCACCCGCGCTCGGCCCCTCGCCAGCCGCGAACTGGCCGTGCCGGTAGCGGTGGTCACTTTCGCGGTCTCGCTGCTGTGCGCCTGGGGGCTGACCTTTTTTCTCAACCCCTTCACCTTCTGGTTGTGCGTTGCCGCCGTGCCGGTGATTGCCCTCTATCCGGGGGCCAAGCGCGTCTTCCCGGTGCCGCAACTGGTCCTCTCGCTGGCCTGGGGGTTTGCCGCGCTCATCTCCTGGTCGGCAGTGACCGGCGGCCTGGAGACCCCCGCCTGGTGGCTATGGGGAGCGACGGTGCTGTGGACCCTTGGCTTTGACACGGTCTATGCCCTTTCGGACCGCGAGGACGACCTCAAAATCGGGATCAACTCGAGTGCTATCTTTTTTGGCCGCTTCACCCCCGAGGCGATCGCCGCATTTTTTGCCGGGGCCGCTCTGTGCCTGGCGGTGGTAGGCTACCAGCTGGAACTGGGATCGATTTTTTATGTGTGTTTGATCGTCGCCACCCTCTTCTGGTGGCGCGAGTACCGCTCGCTGGTGACCGGCGACGATCCGGCCCGCTTTAACCGCATCTTCAATGAAAACGTCACCGTCGGTTTTGTCATCCTGACGGGGCTCATCGGCGGGACGTTGATCTGA
- a CDS encoding ArsR/SmtB family transcription factor, with protein MEVSKIDAGRDETCEHTGLHPEAVARAAARVGALAHINELAQLFAAFGDPTRLRILTALRSGDLCVCDLTAVLGMTASAVSHQLRLLRNLRLVRSRKVGRVVYYHLDDEHVLNLLAQGEAHIRHD; from the coding sequence ATGGAAGTCTCAAAAATCGACGCCGGGCGTGACGAGACCTGCGAGCACACCGGATTGCACCCGGAGGCGGTGGCGCGGGCGGCAGCGCGCGTCGGGGCACTGGCGCACATCAATGAACTGGCGCAGCTGTTCGCAGCCTTCGGCGACCCAACCCGGTTGCGCATCCTCACAGCCCTGCGTAGCGGCGATCTGTGCGTGTGCGATCTGACGGCGGTGCTTGGGATGACCGCTTCGGCGGTTTCCCACCAGTTGCGGCTGTTGCGCAATTTGCGGCTGGTGCGCTCGCGCAAAGTCGGTCGGGTCGTCTACTACCACCTCGACGACGAGCATGTGCTCAATTTGCTGGCCCAGGGCGAAGCCCATATCCGCCATGATTAG
- a CDS encoding metallothionein, whose product MTTVTQMKCACEACLCVVTLSEALEKDGKYFCSGPCANGHPDGSGCGHTGCECN is encoded by the coding sequence ATGACCACTGTGACTCAGATGAAGTGCGCCTGCGAAGCATGCCTGTGCGTCGTCACCTTGAGTGAGGCGCTCGAGAAGGACGGCAAGTATTTTTGCAGCGGCCCGTGCGCCAACGGCCACCCGGATGGTTCCGGCTGCGGCCACACGGGCTGCGAGTGCAACTGA
- a CDS encoding sulfatase family protein: MKKIAPLPVKLGTLALVGLVLAAALLPTPGGFARRGQAAAAVKPSIVVVTADDLSTMELNDGLERGLLPAIQNRLVEEGTVFANSFVSYSLCCPSRSTFLTGQYSHNHGVQGNGPPIGGAVALRDDSTLATWLDDAGYVTGFLGKYLNGYGANKDKSSPRDDATYVPPGWDVWQGLVDPTTYQVYNFKINENGRVANYGTDQAEPPEEYQTDVLSARAVNFVEQYGSGDAPFFLWVNPIAPHFELRGTRRCTVNPRPQNSIRPAPRHAGSAAAVPLPRGPAFNEQDVSDKPTWVQQNPAMSERTIDCLQNLYRNRLEAMRAVDDLVAALFDALERTGALGDTIVLLTSDNGYLLGQHRLTAKVLPYEESIRVPLLVRVPDAGAPGRVDELVINNDLAPTIAAWAGVTPDLAVDGRSLVPLLADSTPAQWRKRLLVGHIGTTNANEPSNHAVLRTGARDSARPNRAYVEYTAHSPELYDLNSDPAQLTSLHAQRPEEVGALSAQLAGLKTCAGSTCRTLEDQ; encoded by the coding sequence ATGAAAAAAATTGCCCCCCTTCCGGTAAAACTCGGCACCCTCGCCCTGGTGGGTTTGGTACTCGCCGCCGCCTTGCTCCCGACGCCGGGGGGCTTTGCCCGGCGCGGCCAGGCCGCGGCGGCGGTGAAGCCCAGCATCGTCGTGGTCACCGCCGACGATCTCTCGACGATGGAATTGAACGACGGCCTCGAGCGGGGCCTGCTGCCGGCTATCCAAAACCGCCTGGTGGAAGAAGGCACCGTCTTCGCCAACTCCTTCGTCTCCTATTCGCTGTGCTGCCCTTCGCGCTCCACCTTTCTGACCGGGCAGTACAGCCATAACCACGGCGTGCAGGGCAACGGCCCGCCCATCGGCGGCGCGGTGGCTTTGCGGGACGATTCGACTTTGGCGACCTGGCTTGACGATGCAGGCTACGTCACGGGTTTTCTGGGCAAGTACCTCAATGGCTACGGGGCGAACAAAGACAAAAGTTCGCCCCGCGACGACGCGACCTACGTTCCGCCGGGTTGGGATGTCTGGCAGGGTCTGGTCGATCCGACCACCTACCAGGTCTACAACTTCAAAATCAACGAGAACGGCCGGGTGGCCAACTACGGCACCGACCAGGCTGAGCCGCCCGAGGAGTATCAGACCGATGTGCTGAGCGCGCGGGCGGTGAACTTCGTCGAGCAGTACGGCAGTGGCGACGCGCCGTTTTTTCTGTGGGTCAACCCGATCGCCCCCCACTTCGAACTGCGCGGTACCCGGCGCTGCACCGTCAACCCGCGACCGCAAAACAGCATTCGCCCTGCTCCCCGCCACGCCGGCAGCGCCGCCGCCGTTCCCCTGCCGCGCGGCCCCGCCTTCAACGAGCAGGATGTCTCAGACAAACCCACCTGGGTGCAGCAAAATCCGGCGATGAGCGAGCGGACTATCGACTGTCTGCAAAACCTTTACCGCAACCGCCTGGAGGCGATGCGCGCCGTGGACGATCTGGTGGCGGCGCTGTTCGACGCCCTGGAACGCACCGGCGCGCTGGGCGACACGATCGTGCTGTTGACCTCCGACAACGGTTATCTGCTCGGGCAGCACCGGCTGACCGCCAAAGTCCTGCCCTACGAGGAGTCGATCCGGGTGCCGCTTCTGGTGCGGGTGCCCGATGCCGGTGCCCCCGGGCGCGTCGATGAACTGGTGATCAACAACGACCTTGCCCCGACGATTGCCGCGTGGGCGGGAGTCACCCCGGATCTGGCCGTCGACGGCCGCTCGCTGGTGCCGCTGTTGGCCGATTCCACCCCGGCGCAGTGGCGCAAACGCTTGCTGGTCGGGCACATCGGTACCACCAACGCCAACGAACCGTCCAACCACGCAGTACTGCGCACCGGCGCGCGCGACAGCGCCCGCCCCAACCGCGCCTACGTCGAATACACGGCCCATTCGCCGGAACTCTACGACCTCAACAGCGATCCCGCACAGCTGACCAGTTTGCACGCCCAGCGCCCCGAGGAGGTTGGCGCGCTGAGCGCCCAGCTTGCAGGACTGAAAACCTGCGCCGGGAGCACCTGCCGGACCCTCGAAGACCAGTAG
- a CDS encoding ATP-binding protein — translation MFCTSGRLRQSIVHRQLIESRMDQEAQERLCPNAKHLHFAMEAAHLGVWDWNAQENTVFCSDNVERMLGLAAGTFAGTLEAFLACVHPEDRAPVAAGIAAVLAQKREPHGEFRVVHPVGEVRWLAAQGRLVFGDDGAVVRVLGIVADITERRRTEAELQRQNRRIRLFSDIALKIRQSLQLEDILRTSVDEVQKLLAADRVLIFRLWADGTGKVVQEAVLESWPAALGQNILDPCFRDGYQEQYRRGRIGAIADIETAPIQPCHADFLRRFAVRANLVVPILQREQLWGLLIAHQCSAPRQWSTFETELLLQLADQMGIALAQAQLLEQETQQRRELARSNTDLEQFAYVASHDLQEPLRMIGSYLQLLEQRYQDKLDPDAQEFIGYAVDGARWMQTLINDLLAYSRVGIRAAPPGRIDASAVLENALANLKPTIENSGATVSREALPKVIADATQLAQVFQNLVGNALKFHGPEPPQIHIGAAPAAGEWVFSVADNGIGIEAPYRERIFAVFRRLHPRGGYAGTGIGLAICKKIVERHGGRIWVESQPGRGSTFFFTVPEPTGDL, via the coding sequence ATGTTTTGCACGTCGGGCCGCCTTCGCCAGTCCATTGTGCACAGACAGCTAATAGAGTCGAGGATGGACCAGGAAGCTCAAGAGCGACTATGCCCCAACGCAAAGCATCTGCATTTTGCAATGGAGGCCGCCCACCTGGGTGTTTGGGATTGGAATGCCCAAGAAAATACGGTGTTTTGTTCCGATAACGTTGAGCGGATGTTGGGTCTGGCTGCGGGCACATTTGCAGGCACCCTCGAAGCGTTTCTCGCCTGCGTGCACCCGGAAGACCGCGCTCCCGTCGCGGCTGGGATTGCCGCGGTGCTTGCCCAAAAGCGGGAGCCGCACGGCGAATTTCGGGTCGTCCACCCGGTGGGTGAGGTGCGCTGGCTGGCAGCCCAGGGCCGGCTGGTCTTTGGCGACGACGGTGCGGTGGTGCGAGTGCTCGGCATCGTGGCGGACATCACCGAACGACGGCGGACCGAGGCGGAGTTGCAGCGGCAGAACCGGCGCATCCGCCTTTTCTCGGACATTGCCCTGAAAATTCGCCAGTCTTTACAACTGGAGGACATCCTGCGCACGTCCGTCGACGAGGTGCAAAAGCTGCTGGCTGCCGACCGGGTGCTCATCTTCCGGCTGTGGGCGGACGGCACCGGCAAGGTGGTGCAGGAGGCGGTGCTGGAGAGCTGGCCGGCGGCGCTCGGGCAGAACATCCTCGATCCGTGCTTTCGAGACGGTTACCAGGAGCAGTACCGCCGGGGGCGCATCGGCGCCATCGCCGACATCGAGACGGCGCCCATCCAGCCCTGCCATGCCGATTTTTTGCGGCGCTTCGCGGTGCGCGCCAATCTGGTGGTGCCCATTTTGCAGCGCGAGCAGCTGTGGGGTCTGCTCATCGCCCACCAGTGCAGCGCCCCCCGCCAGTGGAGCACTTTTGAGACGGAGTTGCTGTTGCAGTTGGCCGACCAGATGGGCATCGCCCTCGCCCAGGCGCAACTGTTGGAGCAAGAGACCCAGCAGCGCCGGGAGCTGGCCCGCTCCAACACCGACCTCGAGCAGTTCGCCTACGTCGCCTCCCACGATCTGCAGGAGCCCTTGCGGATGATCGGCAGCTACCTGCAACTGTTGGAGCAGCGCTACCAGGACAAGCTCGATCCGGATGCCCAGGAATTCATCGGCTACGCCGTCGATGGGGCGCGCTGGATGCAGACGCTCATCAACGATCTGCTGGCCTACTCGCGCGTCGGCATCCGCGCCGCACCACCCGGCCGCATCGACGCGAGCGCCGTTCTCGAGAACGCCCTGGCCAACTTAAAACCAACCATCGAAAATAGCGGCGCCACCGTCAGCCGCGAAGCGCTGCCCAAGGTGATCGCCGATGCCACCCAGCTTGCCCAGGTCTTCCAGAATCTGGTGGGCAATGCGCTCAAGTTCCATGGCCCCGAGCCGCCGCAGATACACATCGGCGCGGCGCCCGCTGCAGGGGAGTGGGTCTTCTCGGTGGCCGACAACGGCATCGGCATCGAAGCGCCTTACCGCGAGCGCATCTTTGCCGTCTTTCGGCGGCTGCACCCCCGCGGCGGCTACGCCGGCACCGGCATCGGCCTGGCTATCTGCAAAAAAATTGTCGAGCGCCACGGCGGGCGCATCTGGGTCGAGTCGCAGCCCGGCCGCGGATCGACATTTTTCTTTACCGTTCCGGAGCCCACAGGTGATCTATGA
- a CDS encoding response regulator: MSSAAAPNRPIEVLLVEDNPGDVRLTRIALAEGLIPVRLQVVEDGAEALAYLEKQGKYVRARRPDLVLLDLNLPKKDGREVLAQIKSDTSLRCIPVVILTTSQAEEDILRAYNDAANCYITKPVDFGEFLKIVRSIEDFWFTVVKLPPR, translated from the coding sequence ATGAGCAGTGCCGCCGCCCCGAACCGTCCCATCGAAGTGCTGCTGGTCGAGGATAATCCCGGCGATGTGCGCTTGACCCGCATTGCCCTCGCCGAAGGTCTGATCCCCGTGCGTCTGCAAGTCGTCGAGGACGGCGCCGAGGCCCTGGCGTACCTCGAGAAGCAGGGCAAGTACGTCCGCGCCCGCCGCCCGGACCTGGTATTGCTCGATTTGAATCTGCCCAAAAAAGACGGCCGGGAGGTGCTCGCCCAGATCAAATCCGACACCTCCCTCAGGTGCATTCCGGTGGTGATCCTCACCACTTCCCAGGCGGAGGAGGATATCCTCAGAGCCTACAACGACGCGGCCAACTGTTACATTACCAAGCCCGTCGATTTCGGTGAGTTCCTCAAAATCGTGCGGTCGATCGAGGATTTTTGGTTCACGGTCGTCAAGCTTCCCCCGAGGTGA
- a CDS encoding hybrid sensor histidine kinase/response regulator codes for MAAIKILLIEDNPSDVRLLREILKDAPAARFEWRAAGRLQEAVAALAHEHFDVVLLDLSLPDSRGLDSLIALKPFAAALPIVVLTGFDDEALATGAMQLGAQDYLVKGQVTGSLLVRSIRYAIERQRAEQKIHEQAALLDVATDAILLRDLDNRVVFWNQGAERLYGWSAAQVLGQTAADLLYGRGLVGADEARLAAEEVFATVVVRGEWQGELTKFTRSGKKLIAQSRWTLVRDEQGRPKSILTVDTDITEKKQLEAKFLRAQRLESLGTLAGGIAHDLNNILTPIVAAAQLLPLRLTDLDQQDLRLLRMLEENSRRGSHLVTQILSFARGMEGRRTILQIRHLLGEVGQIVRQTFPKSIEIRIDASAQDLWTIQADATQMHQVFMNLCVNARDAMPAGGVLTLTARNLIVDEHYARLIPDAAAGAYVVVTVSDTGTGITPEIVEKIFEPFFTTKELGKGTGLGLSTVLGIVKHHGGFVGVYSEPGRGTEFRVHLPAAAGSEVEPEAQAELPEGCGELVLVVDDEAAILEVIRTALESHNYRVVGAGNGLEAIAALRHSPQVVLIDMMMPAMDGPAAIFALQDIDPHLPVVAMSGIAHAERPKALHSTQRAFLTKPFTVPELLLAIHEAIHGRSAA; via the coding sequence ATGGCGGCGATCAAAATTCTGTTAATCGAAGACAACCCCAGCGACGTCCGGCTGCTGCGCGAAATCTTAAAGGACGCCCCGGCCGCGCGCTTCGAGTGGCGCGCGGCCGGGCGGCTTCAGGAAGCCGTCGCCGCTTTGGCCCACGAGCACTTCGACGTGGTGTTGCTCGATCTCTCGCTGCCGGACAGCCGCGGCCTCGACAGCCTCATCGCCCTCAAGCCCTTTGCCGCCGCCTTGCCGATTGTCGTGCTCACCGGCTTCGACGACGAGGCCCTGGCCACCGGGGCGATGCAACTGGGTGCCCAGGATTATCTGGTCAAAGGGCAGGTGACCGGTTCGCTCCTGGTGCGCTCGATCCGCTACGCCATCGAAAGACAGCGCGCCGAGCAAAAGATCCACGAGCAGGCGGCCCTGCTCGATGTCGCCACCGACGCGATTTTGCTGAGGGATCTCGATAACCGGGTTGTGTTCTGGAACCAAGGGGCCGAGCGGCTCTACGGCTGGAGTGCGGCTCAAGTGTTGGGCCAAACCGCGGCCGATCTTCTCTACGGGCGCGGGCTGGTCGGAGCCGATGAAGCCCGACTTGCTGCTGAGGAGGTCTTCGCAACCGTCGTGGTGCGCGGTGAATGGCAGGGCGAGTTGACCAAATTCACCCGCTCGGGCAAAAAACTGATTGCCCAGAGCCGCTGGACGCTGGTGCGCGACGAGCAGGGCCGTCCCAAGTCGATTCTCACCGTCGATACCGACATCACCGAAAAAAAACAGCTCGAGGCAAAATTTCTGCGCGCCCAGCGCCTGGAGAGCCTGGGCACCCTCGCGGGCGGTATCGCCCACGATCTCAACAACATCCTGACGCCCATCGTCGCAGCGGCCCAACTGCTGCCTTTGCGGCTGACGGACCTCGACCAGCAGGACTTGCGCCTGCTCAGAATGCTCGAAGAAAATTCGCGCCGCGGCAGCCATCTGGTCACCCAGATTCTCTCGTTTGCCCGGGGTATGGAGGGTCGGCGCACGATTTTACAGATTCGTCACCTGCTTGGGGAGGTGGGGCAGATTGTCCGGCAGACGTTCCCCAAGTCGATCGAGATTCGCATCGATGCGTCGGCGCAAGATCTCTGGACTATCCAGGCGGACGCCACCCAGATGCACCAGGTATTTATGAATCTGTGCGTCAATGCCCGCGATGCGATGCCCGCAGGCGGCGTGCTCACCCTCACCGCCCGCAACTTGATTGTGGACGAGCATTACGCCCGGCTGATCCCGGATGCCGCGGCCGGTGCCTACGTGGTGGTCACCGTCAGCGACACGGGCACGGGCATCACGCCTGAGATTGTCGAGAAGATTTTTGAACCGTTTTTTACGACCAAGGAGTTGGGCAAGGGTACCGGCCTCGGGCTTTCGACGGTGCTGGGCATCGTCAAGCACCACGGCGGTTTTGTTGGGGTCTACAGTGAACCGGGCCGGGGCACCGAATTTCGGGTCCATTTGCCGGCGGCGGCGGGGAGCGAAGTCGAGCCGGAGGCGCAAGCGGAACTGCCTGAGGGCTGCGGCGAACTGGTACTGGTGGTTGACGACGAGGCGGCCATTCTGGAGGTGATCCGCACGGCGCTCGAAAGCCACAACTACCGTGTGGTGGGTGCCGGCAACGGTCTGGAGGCGATCGCCGCTTTACGCCACTCCCCGCAGGTGGTGCTGATCGACATGATGATGCCCGCCATGGACGGCCCGGCGGCAATTTTTGCTCTGCAGGACATCGACCCGCACCTGCCGGTGGTTGCGATGAGCGGCATTGCTCACGCCGAGCGGCCCAAAGCCCTCCACTCCACCCAGCGGGCTTTTTTGACCAAACCGTTCACCGTGCCTGAGCTGCTCCTTGCGATCCA